The Halichoerus grypus chromosome 15, mHalGry1.hap1.1, whole genome shotgun sequence genome includes a window with the following:
- the ADAT1 gene encoding tRNA-specific adenosine deaminase 1 isoform X3 yields the protein MLEFEDQPCCPIRRDWANNPLVEASGDLEDPEDKKKCEDLGSPVTKKMRPEPGIPDSVAHHQSFGHQESGPVPPSVSGSHLTAEELATVTGMAPSGAKVVDVYRTGAKCVPGEAGDSGKPGAAYHQVGLLRVKPGRGDRTCSLSCSDKLARWNVLGCQGALLMHLLEEPIYLSAVVIGRCPYSQEAMQRALTGRCRNVSALPRGFGVQEVKIEQSGFLFAQSRCAVQAKRADGPGRLVPCGAAISWSAVPEQPLDVTANGFPQGTTKKAIRCLQARSRISKVELFRSFQRLLSSISEDKWPDSLRMRKLETYHQYKEAASAYQEAWSVLREQAFGSWIRNPPDYHQFK from the exons ATGCTTGAGTTTGAAGATCAGCCCTGCTGTCCTATCCGTAGAGATTGGGCCAATAACCCATTAGTAGAAGCCAGTGGTGACCTGGAAGATcctgaagataaaaagaaatgtgaagactTGGGTAGTCCTGTGACCAAAAAGATGAGGCCTGAGCCTGGGATTCCTGACAGTGTGGCCCACCATCAGAGTTTTGGCCATCAGGAAAGTGGCCCAGTCCCACCAAGTGTCAGTGGCTCTCATCTTACTGCAGAGGAACTGGCCACTGTCACCGGAATGGCCCCCAGTGGTGCCAAAGTGGTGGACGTTTATAGAACCGGAGCCAAATGTGTACCGGGAGAAGCTGGAGACTCGGGGAAGCCTGGTGCTGCGTATCACCAGGTGGGGCTGCTCCGAGTGAAGCCCGGCCGGGGAGACCGGACTTGCTCCCTGTCCTGCAGTGACAAGCTGGCCCGGTGGAACGTCCTCGGATGCCAGGGGGCACTGTTGATGCACCTTCTAGAAGAGCCCATCTACCTGTCAGCCGTGGTGATTGGGAGGTGCCCATACAGCCAGGAGGCCATGCAGAGAGCTCTGACCgggag GTGTCGGAATGTCTCAGCGCTACCCAGAGGCTTTGGAGTCCAAGAAGTGAAAATAGAGCAGTCAGGTTTCCTGTTTGCACAGAGCCGCTGCGCGGTGCAGGCCAAGAGGGCTGACGGCCCGGGCCGGCTTGTTCCTTGTGGTGCAG CCATCAGCTGGAGCGCAGTTCCTGAGCAGCCACTGGATGTCACTGCCAATGGTTTTCCGCAGGGAACAACGAAGAAAGCAATCAGGTGCCTTCAGGCCAG ATCCCGGATCAGCAAAGTGGAACTCTTTAGATCATTTCAGAGACTGCTAAGCAGTATTTCAGAGGACAAGTGGCCAGACTCCCTCAG GATGCGGAAGCTGGAGACGTACCACCAATACAAGGAGGCCGCATCTGCTTACCAGGAAGCCTGGAGTGTGCTCCGAGAGCAGGCCTTCGGATCCTGGATCAGAAACCCACCGGATTATCACCAGTTCAAATAA
- the ADAT1 gene encoding tRNA-specific adenosine deaminase 1 isoform X2 produces the protein MWTADEIAQLCYEHYRTRLPKQGKPEPNREWTLLAAVVKIKPAADQACSGTNKPAQGDILNDSHAEVIARRSFQRYLLHQLHLAAALKEDSIFVPGTQRGLWKLRPDLLFVFFSSHTPCGDASIIPMLEFEDQPCCPIRRDWANNPLVEASGDLEDPEDKKKCEDLGSPVTKKMRPEPGIPDSVAHHQSFGHQESGPVPPSVSGSHLTAEELATVTGMAPSGAKVVDVYRTGAKCVPGEAGDSGKPGAAYHQVGLLRVKPGRGDRTCSLSCSDKLARWNVLGCQGALLMHLLEEPIYLSAVVIGRCPYSQEAMQRALTGRCRNVSALPRGFGVQEVKIEQSGFLFAQSRCAVQAKRADGPGRLVPCGAAISWSAVPEQPLDVTANGFPQGTTKKAIRCLQARSRISKVELFRSFQRLLSSISEDKWPDSLRMRKLETYHQYKEAASAYQEAWSVLREQAFGSWIRNPPDYHQFK, from the exons ATGTGGACCGCAGATGAGATTGCCCAGCTGTGTTACGAGCACTATAGGACCAGGCTGCCCAAGCAGGGGAAGCCTGAGCCCAACCGTGAGTGGACATTACTAGCAGCCGTGGTGAAGATAAAACCTGCAGCTGACCAGGCCTGCAGCGGCACTAACAAACCAGCACAAG GAGACATCCTCAATGATAGCCATGCTGAGGTCATAGCCAGGAGGAGTTTCCAAAG GTACCTTCTCCATCAGCTCCACTTGGCGGCCGCCCTGAAGGAGGATAGCATCTTTGTCCCCGGAACTCAGAGAGGGCTGTGGAAACTCAGACCAGACctcttgtttgtgtttttctccaGCCATACACCCT GTGGGGATGCCTCCATCATTCCAATGCTTGAGTTTGAAGATCAGCCCTGCTGTCCTATCCGTAGAGATTGGGCCAATAACCCATTAGTAGAAGCCAGTGGTGACCTGGAAGATcctgaagataaaaagaaatgtgaagactTGGGTAGTCCTGTGACCAAAAAGATGAGGCCTGAGCCTGGGATTCCTGACAGTGTGGCCCACCATCAGAGTTTTGGCCATCAGGAAAGTGGCCCAGTCCCACCAAGTGTCAGTGGCTCTCATCTTACTGCAGAGGAACTGGCCACTGTCACCGGAATGGCCCCCAGTGGTGCCAAAGTGGTGGACGTTTATAGAACCGGAGCCAAATGTGTACCGGGAGAAGCTGGAGACTCGGGGAAGCCTGGTGCTGCGTATCACCAGGTGGGGCTGCTCCGAGTGAAGCCCGGCCGGGGAGACCGGACTTGCTCCCTGTCCTGCAGTGACAAGCTGGCCCGGTGGAACGTCCTCGGATGCCAGGGGGCACTGTTGATGCACCTTCTAGAAGAGCCCATCTACCTGTCAGCCGTGGTGATTGGGAGGTGCCCATACAGCCAGGAGGCCATGCAGAGAGCTCTGACCgggag GTGTCGGAATGTCTCAGCGCTACCCAGAGGCTTTGGAGTCCAAGAAGTGAAAATAGAGCAGTCAGGTTTCCTGTTTGCACAGAGCCGCTGCGCGGTGCAGGCCAAGAGGGCTGACGGCCCGGGCCGGCTTGTTCCTTGTGGTGCAG CCATCAGCTGGAGCGCAGTTCCTGAGCAGCCACTGGATGTCACTGCCAATGGTTTTCCGCAGGGAACAACGAAGAAAGCAATCAGGTGCCTTCAGGCCAG ATCCCGGATCAGCAAAGTGGAACTCTTTAGATCATTTCAGAGACTGCTAAGCAGTATTTCAGAGGACAAGTGGCCAGACTCCCTCAG GATGCGGAAGCTGGAGACGTACCACCAATACAAGGAGGCCGCATCTGCTTACCAGGAAGCCTGGAGTGTGCTCCGAGAGCAGGCCTTCGGATCCTGGATCAGAAACCCACCGGATTATCACCAGTTCAAATAA
- the ADAT1 gene encoding tRNA-specific adenosine deaminase 1 isoform X1 gives MWTADEIAQLCYEHYRTRLPKQGKPEPNREWTLLAAVVKIKPAADQACSGTNKPAQVTKEVVSMGTGTKCIGQSKMRKSGDILNDSHAEVIARRSFQRYLLHQLHLAAALKEDSIFVPGTQRGLWKLRPDLLFVFFSSHTPCGDASIIPMLEFEDQPCCPIRRDWANNPLVEASGDLEDPEDKKKCEDLGSPVTKKMRPEPGIPDSVAHHQSFGHQESGPVPPSVSGSHLTAEELATVTGMAPSGAKVVDVYRTGAKCVPGEAGDSGKPGAAYHQVGLLRVKPGRGDRTCSLSCSDKLARWNVLGCQGALLMHLLEEPIYLSAVVIGRCPYSQEAMQRALTGRCRNVSALPRGFGVQEVKIEQSGFLFAQSRCAVQAKRADGPGRLVPCGAAISWSAVPEQPLDVTANGFPQGTTKKAIRCLQARSRISKVELFRSFQRLLSSISEDKWPDSLRMRKLETYHQYKEAASAYQEAWSVLREQAFGSWIRNPPDYHQFK, from the exons ATGTGGACCGCAGATGAGATTGCCCAGCTGTGTTACGAGCACTATAGGACCAGGCTGCCCAAGCAGGGGAAGCCTGAGCCCAACCGTGAGTGGACATTACTAGCAGCCGTGGTGAAGATAAAACCTGCAGCTGACCAGGCCTGCAGCGGCACTAACAAACCAGCACAAG TGACAAAGGAAGTTGTCTCAATGGGAACAGGAACGAAATGCATAGGCCAGTCCAAAATGAGGAAGAGCG GAGACATCCTCAATGATAGCCATGCTGAGGTCATAGCCAGGAGGAGTTTCCAAAG GTACCTTCTCCATCAGCTCCACTTGGCGGCCGCCCTGAAGGAGGATAGCATCTTTGTCCCCGGAACTCAGAGAGGGCTGTGGAAACTCAGACCAGACctcttgtttgtgtttttctccaGCCATACACCCT GTGGGGATGCCTCCATCATTCCAATGCTTGAGTTTGAAGATCAGCCCTGCTGTCCTATCCGTAGAGATTGGGCCAATAACCCATTAGTAGAAGCCAGTGGTGACCTGGAAGATcctgaagataaaaagaaatgtgaagactTGGGTAGTCCTGTGACCAAAAAGATGAGGCCTGAGCCTGGGATTCCTGACAGTGTGGCCCACCATCAGAGTTTTGGCCATCAGGAAAGTGGCCCAGTCCCACCAAGTGTCAGTGGCTCTCATCTTACTGCAGAGGAACTGGCCACTGTCACCGGAATGGCCCCCAGTGGTGCCAAAGTGGTGGACGTTTATAGAACCGGAGCCAAATGTGTACCGGGAGAAGCTGGAGACTCGGGGAAGCCTGGTGCTGCGTATCACCAGGTGGGGCTGCTCCGAGTGAAGCCCGGCCGGGGAGACCGGACTTGCTCCCTGTCCTGCAGTGACAAGCTGGCCCGGTGGAACGTCCTCGGATGCCAGGGGGCACTGTTGATGCACCTTCTAGAAGAGCCCATCTACCTGTCAGCCGTGGTGATTGGGAGGTGCCCATACAGCCAGGAGGCCATGCAGAGAGCTCTGACCgggag GTGTCGGAATGTCTCAGCGCTACCCAGAGGCTTTGGAGTCCAAGAAGTGAAAATAGAGCAGTCAGGTTTCCTGTTTGCACAGAGCCGCTGCGCGGTGCAGGCCAAGAGGGCTGACGGCCCGGGCCGGCTTGTTCCTTGTGGTGCAG CCATCAGCTGGAGCGCAGTTCCTGAGCAGCCACTGGATGTCACTGCCAATGGTTTTCCGCAGGGAACAACGAAGAAAGCAATCAGGTGCCTTCAGGCCAG ATCCCGGATCAGCAAAGTGGAACTCTTTAGATCATTTCAGAGACTGCTAAGCAGTATTTCAGAGGACAAGTGGCCAGACTCCCTCAG GATGCGGAAGCTGGAGACGTACCACCAATACAAGGAGGCCGCATCTGCTTACCAGGAAGCCTGGAGTGTGCTCCGAGAGCAGGCCTTCGGATCCTGGATCAGAAACCCACCGGATTATCACCAGTTCAAATAA
- the ADAT1 gene encoding tRNA-specific adenosine deaminase 1 isoform X4: MGTGTKCIGQSKMRKSGDILNDSHAEVIARRSFQRYLLHQLHLAAALKEDSIFVPGTQRGLWKLRPDLLFVFFSSHTPCGDASIIPMLEFEDQPCCPIRRDWANNPLVEASGDLEDPEDKKKCEDLGSPVTKKMRPEPGIPDSVAHHQSFGHQESGPVPPSVSGSHLTAEELATVTGMAPSGAKVVDVYRTGAKCVPGEAGDSGKPGAAYHQVGLLRVKPGRGDRTCSLSCSDKLARWNVLGCQGALLMHLLEEPIYLSAVVIGRCPYSQEAMQRALTGRCRNVSALPRGFGVQEVKIEQSGFLFAQSRCAVQAKRADGPGRLVPCGAAISWSAVPEQPLDVTANGFPQGTTKKAIRCLQARSRISKVELFRSFQRLLSSISEDKWPDSLRMRKLETYHQYKEAASAYQEAWSVLREQAFGSWIRNPPDYHQFK; the protein is encoded by the exons ATGGGAACAGGAACGAAATGCATAGGCCAGTCCAAAATGAGGAAGAGCG GAGACATCCTCAATGATAGCCATGCTGAGGTCATAGCCAGGAGGAGTTTCCAAAG GTACCTTCTCCATCAGCTCCACTTGGCGGCCGCCCTGAAGGAGGATAGCATCTTTGTCCCCGGAACTCAGAGAGGGCTGTGGAAACTCAGACCAGACctcttgtttgtgtttttctccaGCCATACACCCT GTGGGGATGCCTCCATCATTCCAATGCTTGAGTTTGAAGATCAGCCCTGCTGTCCTATCCGTAGAGATTGGGCCAATAACCCATTAGTAGAAGCCAGTGGTGACCTGGAAGATcctgaagataaaaagaaatgtgaagactTGGGTAGTCCTGTGACCAAAAAGATGAGGCCTGAGCCTGGGATTCCTGACAGTGTGGCCCACCATCAGAGTTTTGGCCATCAGGAAAGTGGCCCAGTCCCACCAAGTGTCAGTGGCTCTCATCTTACTGCAGAGGAACTGGCCACTGTCACCGGAATGGCCCCCAGTGGTGCCAAAGTGGTGGACGTTTATAGAACCGGAGCCAAATGTGTACCGGGAGAAGCTGGAGACTCGGGGAAGCCTGGTGCTGCGTATCACCAGGTGGGGCTGCTCCGAGTGAAGCCCGGCCGGGGAGACCGGACTTGCTCCCTGTCCTGCAGTGACAAGCTGGCCCGGTGGAACGTCCTCGGATGCCAGGGGGCACTGTTGATGCACCTTCTAGAAGAGCCCATCTACCTGTCAGCCGTGGTGATTGGGAGGTGCCCATACAGCCAGGAGGCCATGCAGAGAGCTCTGACCgggag GTGTCGGAATGTCTCAGCGCTACCCAGAGGCTTTGGAGTCCAAGAAGTGAAAATAGAGCAGTCAGGTTTCCTGTTTGCACAGAGCCGCTGCGCGGTGCAGGCCAAGAGGGCTGACGGCCCGGGCCGGCTTGTTCCTTGTGGTGCAG CCATCAGCTGGAGCGCAGTTCCTGAGCAGCCACTGGATGTCACTGCCAATGGTTTTCCGCAGGGAACAACGAAGAAAGCAATCAGGTGCCTTCAGGCCAG ATCCCGGATCAGCAAAGTGGAACTCTTTAGATCATTTCAGAGACTGCTAAGCAGTATTTCAGAGGACAAGTGGCCAGACTCCCTCAG GATGCGGAAGCTGGAGACGTACCACCAATACAAGGAGGCCGCATCTGCTTACCAGGAAGCCTGGAGTGTGCTCCGAGAGCAGGCCTTCGGATCCTGGATCAGAAACCCACCGGATTATCACCAGTTCAAATAA